In a genomic window of Hyphomonas sp.:
- a CDS encoding N-acetyltransferase — MLQLDLPAGIKPANPLDWRQLGNITAEAFSEDPINRWIFGTDAAMQATFRQLARDVYLPHGICHMIGDEAATMWSLSDARQGLSPVQTLRLAWSLMSKGSKGAMKRAMGAGEIMARHHPSDPHLYLFTIGTRKAARGTGLGKAILRPMLDAADREGLPCYLENTNPANSGFYMSHGFERMEVFELGEGSPPMEAMWREPVQASPT; from the coding sequence ATGTTGCAACTGGACCTGCCTGCGGGGATCAAGCCCGCCAATCCGCTGGACTGGCGCCAGCTCGGCAACATCACGGCCGAGGCCTTTTCGGAAGATCCGATCAATCGCTGGATCTTCGGCACCGACGCGGCCATGCAGGCGACCTTCAGACAGCTCGCCCGGGACGTCTACCTGCCGCATGGCATCTGCCACATGATCGGGGATGAGGCGGCCACGATGTGGAGCCTGTCGGATGCCCGCCAGGGCCTGTCGCCGGTCCAGACCCTGCGGCTCGCCTGGTCGCTGATGAGCAAGGGCTCCAAAGGCGCCATGAAGCGCGCGATGGGCGCAGGCGAGATCATGGCACGGCACCACCCCTCCGACCCGCACCTCTACCTCTTCACCATCGGCACACGGAAGGCTGCGCGCGGCACCGGGCTCGGCAAGGCGATCCTGCGCCCCATGCTGGACGCCGCCGACCGCGAAGGCCTGCCCTGCTATCTGGAAAACACCAACCCGGCCAATTCCGGCTTCTATATGAGCCACGGTTTCGAACGGATGGAGGTGTTTGAATTGGGCGAAGGCTCGCCGCCCATGGAAGCGATGTGGCGCGAGCCCGTTCAGGCTTCGCCCACATAA
- a CDS encoding RlmE family RNA methyltransferase — protein MTDDNKRRWKGPGKDNKNTSGRQMGERKVIAHRAKNESSKRWIERQLQDPYVRKARDEGYRARAAYKLLEIDEKMDLLRKGQRVVDLGCAPGGWMQVALKKGALEVAGIDLLPVEPMEGAHIVQGDVTHPEDVEALLEGLSGPVDLVLSDMAANTTGHKQTDHLRTVALVEMAVAFAIEHLAPGGSFCSKVFQGGATREVLETLKAHFKTVKHIKPPSSRAGSPEIFVVAKGFRGR, from the coding sequence ATGACGGATGACAACAAGCGCCGCTGGAAAGGCCCCGGCAAGGACAACAAGAACACGTCCGGCCGTCAAATGGGCGAACGCAAGGTGATCGCCCATCGGGCCAAGAATGAAAGCTCGAAACGCTGGATCGAGCGCCAGTTGCAGGACCCCTATGTGCGCAAGGCACGCGATGAGGGCTACCGTGCGCGAGCGGCCTACAAGCTGCTGGAAATAGACGAGAAGATGGACCTGCTGCGCAAGGGGCAGCGCGTGGTGGATCTGGGCTGCGCGCCGGGCGGCTGGATGCAGGTGGCCCTGAAGAAAGGCGCGCTGGAAGTGGCCGGGATCGACCTGCTGCCGGTGGAGCCGATGGAAGGGGCGCACATCGTTCAGGGAGACGTGACCCATCCGGAAGATGTCGAGGCCTTGCTGGAGGGGCTGAGCGGTCCGGTGGACCTCGTCCTGTCCGACATGGCGGCCAATACGACCGGCCACAAGCAGACAGACCATCTTCGGACCGTGGCCCTGGTGGAAATGGCCGTGGCCTTCGCGATCGAGCACCTGGCGCCCGGGGGCAGTTTCTGTTCGAAAGTGTTCCAGGGCGGCGCGACCAGGGAGGTGCTGGAAACGCTGAAGGCTCATTTCAAGACGGTGAAACACATCAAGCCGCCATCGAGCCGTGCGGGCAGCCCGGAAATCTTTGTTGTGGCGAAGGGATTCAGGGGCCGCTAG
- a CDS encoding Ppx/GppA phosphatase family protein: protein MADKKTAARRGKRGRPRPAKPADLYAAVDLGTNNCRLLVATPHGKTFRVVDSHSQIARLGEGLHETGRLSDASIERALDALKAIRRKLKSHGVGKVRCIATEACRKAENGAEFIQRVHEETGLTFKIIGAKEEARLASIGCHDLIGDDAPSVLVVDIGGGSTELSWLNAELARANGLHGLIQRAPIQNWTSLPLGVVTLTEAYAHLPDADAYQAMLDHCGDVIETWQGTAAIRSAMKLRGAHLIGTSGTVTCLAGVHLKLDRYRRDRVDGTWMNRTAGEKVLDMLRAAGPEGRAALPTIGEERAGLMLAGCAILDALWRAYPAGRLRVGDRGLREGLLLSMMYGKKPSRRNRRGGGGKRRNRDGRDTPSASEAGHDG, encoded by the coding sequence ATGGCTGATAAAAAAACGGCGGCCCGGCGCGGAAAACGCGGCCGGCCGCGCCCGGCCAAGCCTGCGGACCTGTATGCGGCCGTGGATTTGGGCACAAATAATTGCCGCCTTCTGGTGGCCACGCCGCACGGGAAGACGTTCCGTGTGGTTGATTCGCATTCCCAGATTGCCCGGCTGGGCGAGGGGCTGCACGAGACCGGACGGCTGTCCGATGCCTCCATCGAACGGGCCCTGGACGCGCTGAAGGCGATTCGCCGGAAGCTGAAATCGCATGGGGTCGGCAAGGTGCGGTGCATTGCGACGGAAGCCTGCCGAAAGGCAGAGAATGGCGCCGAGTTCATCCAGCGCGTGCATGAAGAGACCGGACTGACCTTCAAGATCATTGGCGCCAAGGAAGAGGCGCGGTTGGCCAGCATCGGCTGTCATGATCTGATCGGCGATGATGCGCCGTCTGTGCTGGTCGTGGATATTGGTGGCGGGTCTACCGAATTGTCCTGGCTGAATGCCGAACTGGCGCGCGCCAATGGCCTGCATGGACTGATCCAGCGCGCGCCGATCCAGAACTGGACCAGCCTGCCGCTGGGCGTGGTGACGCTGACCGAGGCCTATGCGCACCTGCCGGACGCCGATGCCTATCAGGCAATGCTCGATCATTGCGGTGACGTGATCGAGACCTGGCAGGGCACGGCCGCAATCCGGTCCGCCATGAAACTGAGAGGGGCGCACCTGATCGGCACGTCCGGCACGGTGACCTGCCTGGCGGGAGTGCACCTGAAACTGGACCGCTATCGGCGCGACCGGGTGGACGGAACCTGGATGAACCGGACGGCTGGCGAGAAGGTGCTGGACATGTTGCGGGCTGCGGGGCCGGAAGGCCGGGCTGCCCTGCCGACCATTGGCGAGGAACGCGCCGGCCTGATGCTGGCCGGCTGCGCGATCCTGGATGCGCTGTGGCGGGCCTATCCGGCCGGACGGTTGCGTGTGGGCGACCGGGGGCTGCGTGAAGGCCTCCTGTTGAGCATGATGTATGGCAAGAAACCGTCCCGCCGGAACCGCCGGGGCGGGGGCGGCAAGCGCCGCAATCGCGACGGCAGGGACACACCATCGGCATCGGAGGCCGGGCATGACGGATGA
- a CDS encoding dodecin family protein: MGSSRPPLQQIVGTSPVSVDDAIDRALVLARETYGEPDWFEIGNARGFIKDGRVTHYQVTVELGFEPDSANPGRSHDHYLNSVIDRRRNRRAPNTVDRRF; encoded by the coding sequence ATGGGATCCTCCCGTCCGCCCCTTCAACAGATTGTCGGAACGTCCCCCGTCTCCGTGGATGACGCGATTGACCGTGCGCTGGTCCTCGCGCGCGAAACCTATGGTGAACCGGACTGGTTCGAGATCGGAAATGCGCGCGGCTTCATCAAGGATGGTCGGGTTACGCATTATCAGGTCACGGTCGAACTGGGGTTTGAACCGGACAGCGCCAATCCCGGACGCTCGCATGATCACTACCTGAATTCGGTTATTGACCGCCGCCGCAACCGGCGCGCTCCGAACACGGTGGACCGCCGCTTCTAG
- a CDS encoding indoleamine 2,3-dioxygenase has product MQLSDYGLSRERGFLSSFDPAGITLPQALQPIRETALALPRILPTGRVRAHLEALPTLDLTDFLATASEAEQRIAMLHYSFMVQSYVWGEAEPPRALPACLAVPIWQIGQAIGQPPLLPYSSYTLENWGRFDPDGPIDLSNIYTIQHFDGGLDEAWFILVHVAIEARAGELLEEATRLVSHLSQADPDASAIETSLAAMSGAWDDINAIFDRMPDQCDPYVYFHRVRPWIHGWKDNPALGDGLIYEGVTETGGKPQAFRGQTGSQSSIVPAMDALLSVGHAADPLRTFLDELHAYRPPQHRRFIEDLRARSTLRDYVGTAGHTALTTLYNDNVRKLARFRTRHLEYAASYINKQSKGGAGNDPDVGTGGTPFMKYLKKHRDEAEAHLLPV; this is encoded by the coding sequence ATGCAATTGTCAGATTATGGTCTCAGCCGCGAGCGCGGTTTCCTGTCATCCTTCGACCCGGCCGGCATCACCCTGCCACAGGCCCTGCAGCCAATCCGCGAAACCGCGCTGGCCCTGCCGCGCATCCTGCCAACCGGTCGCGTCCGCGCCCATCTGGAGGCGCTGCCCACGCTCGACCTGACGGATTTCCTCGCCACGGCCAGCGAGGCCGAACAGCGCATCGCCATGCTGCACTACAGTTTCATGGTCCAGTCCTATGTCTGGGGCGAGGCGGAACCGCCCCGGGCCCTGCCGGCCTGCCTCGCCGTGCCGATCTGGCAGATTGGCCAGGCCATCGGACAGCCGCCGCTGCTGCCCTATTCCAGCTACACGCTGGAGAATTGGGGCCGGTTCGATCCGGACGGCCCGATCGACCTGTCGAACATCTACACGATCCAGCATTTCGATGGCGGCCTCGACGAAGCCTGGTTCATCCTCGTCCATGTCGCCATCGAGGCCCGGGCTGGCGAATTGCTGGAAGAAGCCACCCGCCTCGTCTCGCATCTCTCACAGGCAGACCCGGACGCGTCCGCCATCGAGACCAGCCTCGCGGCCATGTCCGGTGCCTGGGATGACATCAACGCCATTTTTGACCGCATGCCCGACCAGTGTGACCCCTATGTCTATTTCCACCGGGTGCGCCCCTGGATTCATGGCTGGAAGGACAATCCGGCCCTCGGCGACGGCCTGATCTATGAAGGCGTCACTGAAACCGGCGGCAAGCCGCAGGCCTTCCGAGGCCAGACCGGCTCGCAATCTTCCATCGTCCCCGCCATGGACGCCCTGCTCAGCGTCGGTCACGCGGCCGACCCTCTGCGCACCTTCCTCGACGAGCTGCACGCCTATCGCCCGCCGCAGCATCGCCGGTTCATCGAGGATCTGCGTGCCCGCAGCACCCTGCGCGACTATGTCGGGACGGCGGGCCACACGGCCCTCACCACGCTCTACAATGACAATGTCCGCAAGCTCGCCCGCTTTCGCACGCGTCACCTCGAATACGCGGCCAGCTACATCAACAAGCAGTCAAAAGGCGGCGCGGGCAACGATCCCGATGTCGGCACTGGCGGCACGCCCTTCATGAAATATTTGAAAAAGCATCGCGACGAGGCCGAAGCGCACCTTCTGCCGGTCTGA
- the guaB gene encoding IMP dehydrogenase: protein MKIRQAITFDDVLLQPGASEVMPADVDVSTFLTKAIPLNIPLISAAMDTVTEARLAIAMAQAGGIGVIHRNLSIEQQAGEVAMVKKYESGVVMNPVTISPSASLGDLNELKQRTGFSGIPVVDGAGKVVGIITNRDTRFAEDVSESVANLMTKEVVTVKMDTSNEEARRLLHKHRIERLVIVDDDNRCVGLLTVKDMDKAAVNPNAAKDAAGRLRVAAASTVGDAGFERTEALIDAGVDCVIIDTAHGHSISVAQAVERAKKISNSVQIIAGNVATAEATKALIDAGADAVKVGIGPGSICTTRIVAGVGVPQLTAIEACANAAQASGVPVIADGGIKFSGDFAKALAAGASTAMMGSMFAGTEEAPGEVFLYQGRSYKAYRGMGSLGAMARGSADRYFQKDAAQEKLVPEGIEGQVPFKGPLGPIIHQMVGGLRAAMGYVGAKTITELHEKAEFVQITGAGLQESHVHDVQMTRESPNYSLTR from the coding sequence ATGAAAATCCGACAAGCCATTACCTTCGACGACGTGCTGCTCCAGCCCGGGGCCAGCGAGGTCATGCCCGCTGACGTCGATGTCTCCACCTTCCTGACCAAGGCCATTCCGCTGAACATCCCGCTGATCTCTGCGGCGATGGACACGGTGACCGAGGCGCGCCTGGCGATTGCCATGGCGCAGGCCGGCGGCATTGGCGTGATCCACCGCAACCTCTCCATCGAGCAGCAGGCCGGTGAAGTGGCCATGGTGAAGAAGTATGAGAGCGGCGTGGTGATGAACCCGGTGACGATCTCGCCCTCGGCGAGCCTGGGCGATCTCAACGAGTTGAAGCAGCGCACCGGTTTCTCCGGCATTCCGGTGGTCGATGGCGCAGGCAAGGTGGTGGGCATCATCACCAATCGTGACACGCGCTTTGCCGAAGATGTGTCGGAATCTGTCGCCAATCTGATGACGAAGGAAGTCGTCACGGTGAAGATGGATACATCGAATGAAGAGGCCCGGCGCCTGCTGCACAAGCACCGGATCGAGCGGCTGGTCATCGTGGATGATGACAATCGCTGTGTCGGCCTGCTGACCGTGAAGGACATGGACAAGGCGGCCGTGAACCCGAACGCCGCCAAGGATGCGGCCGGGCGCCTGCGTGTGGCGGCGGCGTCGACCGTCGGCGATGCGGGCTTTGAGCGCACGGAAGCGCTGATCGATGCGGGCGTGGACTGTGTGATCATCGACACCGCGCACGGACACTCCATCTCCGTGGCGCAGGCCGTTGAGCGGGCGAAGAAGATTTCCAATTCGGTCCAGATCATTGCCGGTAATGTGGCGACGGCGGAAGCAACCAAGGCGCTGATCGATGCGGGCGCGGACGCGGTGAAGGTCGGCATCGGGCCGGGTTCCATCTGCACGACGCGGATCGTCGCCGGGGTGGGCGTGCCCCAGTTGACCGCCATCGAGGCGTGCGCGAATGCGGCGCAGGCGAGCGGCGTGCCGGTGATTGCCGATGGCGGGATCAAATTCTCGGGCGATTTTGCCAAGGCGCTGGCCGCCGGAGCCTCGACCGCGATGATGGGCTCCATGTTTGCCGGCACGGAAGAGGCGCCGGGCGAGGTGTTCCTGTATCAGGGCCGTTCGTACAAGGCCTATCGCGGCATGGGCAGCCTGGGTGCAATGGCGCGCGGCTCGGCCGACCGCTATTTCCAGAAGGACGCCGCACAGGAGAAGCTGGTGCCGGAAGGCATTGAGGGCCAGGTGCCGTTCAAGGGCCCGCTCGGCCCGATCATCCACCAGATGGTCGGTGGCCTGCGCGCGGCCATGGGGTATGTCGGTGCCAAGACGATCACCGAGCTGCACGAGAAGGCCGAGTTCGTCCAGATCACCGGCGCGGGCCTTCAGGAAAGCCACGTGCACGACGTGCAGATGACGCGGGAAAGCCCGAATTATTCGCTGACGCGGTAG
- a CDS encoding FAD-dependent oxidoreductase: protein MERIAIIGAGLAGLTAAQGLRAAGRATVVFEKSRGLGGRLATRRTEFGPIDHGAPGVPESVPVAGEVWSRAEPGMRQTGLPGMSALARHVSGGLEVQTQIEVQPLVRTESGWALRDQTGTSLGVFDRVIVTAPPVQAAALTAADDALAKEIAAAEMSPLWTLLLAFADPTGLEQEVKPLQGALATAIPMLAKPGQTGFERWTVHASEAWSAANLELEKEDAAQALFDAFREQADVPAGPDYLAAHRWRYARVRTPLGKPFVATADASLIAGGDWALGALASHAVESGRAMAAHVVEAAG from the coding sequence ATGGAGCGGATTGCGATCATCGGGGCGGGCCTGGCCGGGCTGACGGCAGCGCAGGGCCTGCGGGCCGCCGGCCGGGCGACGGTCGTGTTCGAGAAGAGCCGGGGGCTGGGCGGGCGGCTGGCCACGCGGCGAACCGAGTTCGGGCCGATTGACCATGGCGCGCCGGGCGTGCCGGAAAGCGTGCCCGTGGCGGGCGAGGTCTGGTCGCGGGCCGAACCGGGCATGCGGCAGACCGGCCTGCCTGGCATGAGCGCGCTGGCGCGGCACGTGTCCGGCGGTCTGGAGGTTCAGACGCAGATCGAGGTGCAGCCGCTGGTCCGGACCGAATCCGGCTGGGCGCTGCGGGACCAGACCGGCACAAGTCTCGGTGTGTTCGACCGGGTGATCGTCACGGCGCCGCCGGTGCAGGCCGCCGCGCTGACGGCCGCAGATGACGCACTGGCGAAAGAGATCGCGGCGGCGGAGATGTCACCGCTCTGGACGTTGCTGCTGGCCTTTGCCGATCCGACCGGGCTGGAGCAGGAGGTCAAGCCGCTGCAGGGGGCGCTGGCGACTGCCATCCCGATGCTGGCCAAGCCGGGCCAGACCGGTTTCGAGCGCTGGACGGTGCATGCCAGCGAGGCCTGGAGCGCGGCCAATCTGGAGCTGGAGAAGGAGGATGCCGCGCAGGCGCTGTTCGACGCGTTCCGCGAGCAGGCGGATGTGCCGGCGGGGCCGGACTATCTCGCGGCCCATCGCTGGCGATATGCGCGGGTGCGCACGCCGCTGGGCAAGCCCTTTGTCGCGACTGCCGACGCGAGCCTGATCGCCGGGGGAGACTGGGCGCTGGGCGCCCTTGCCAGCCACGCCGTGGAAAGCGGGCGGGCGATGGCCGCACATGTGGTGGAGGCAGCGGGTTAA
- the hspQ gene encoding heat shock protein HspQ — protein sequence MTPLVAKFQIGQVVRHRHFPFRGIIFDVDPVFANTDEWYDSIPEEVRPRKDQPFYHLFAENDRTHYVAYVSEQNLVIDDSETPLSHPDIQDWFDETGRGRYELKKGVAN from the coding sequence ATCACACCTCTGGTTGCGAAGTTTCAGATCGGCCAGGTCGTGCGCCATCGTCACTTCCCGTTCCGGGGCATCATTTTCGATGTGGATCCGGTCTTCGCAAACACTGATGAATGGTATGATTCCATTCCGGAAGAGGTGCGCCCGCGCAAGGATCAGCCCTTCTATCACCTGTTCGCGGAAAACGACCGGACGCATTACGTCGCCTATGTCTCGGAACAGAACCTCGTCATCGACGATTCCGAAACGCCGCTCAGCCATCCCGACATCCAGGACTGGTTCGACGAGACCGGCCGGGGCCGGTATGAGTTGAAAAAGGGCGTCGCCAACTGA
- the rfaE2 gene encoding D-glycero-beta-D-manno-heptose 1-phosphate adenylyltransferase, whose amino-acid sequence MSGTHLPDLVRAAKGKRVVCVGDVMLDRFIYGGVTRISPEAPVPIMRRTREAAMPGGAGNVARNLASLGLSVSLIGVVGDDGEGRELAALLGSIDGVDADLIAMRDRSTTLKTRFVAGGQQLLRVDAEDTSPIEAGPEAELIASIADEAESAGVIILSDYAKGAVTDGVIAAALEAGARHGIPVIADPKGRDFARYGGVDLIKPNASELAVAMGLPVETDQDVEAALVAAQSVLPAKAIVVTRAAKGMSFAADGAPAVHLSGQAREVYDVSGAGDTSIAALALGLAGGGTLADAVSLAITASGIAVGKAGTATVSAEEVLSALQMGLRNGGVSYLSLDTAMAQVATWREAGLTVGFTNGCFDILHPGHLRVLEEAKARCGRLVVGLNSDASVRRLKGPTRPVNDADSRARVLSGLMAVDAVVVFDADTPQDLIEALQPDLLVKGGDYTIDTIVGADTVQARGGTVHIVPLVDGQSTTAAIARAKAKAE is encoded by the coding sequence ATGTCAGGCACTCATCTCCCGGATCTGGTCCGGGCTGCAAAGGGCAAACGCGTGGTCTGTGTCGGCGATGTCATGCTCGACCGGTTCATCTATGGCGGCGTGACGCGGATTTCGCCCGAGGCGCCGGTGCCGATCATGCGGCGGACCCGCGAGGCCGCCATGCCGGGCGGAGCGGGCAATGTGGCGCGCAATCTGGCGTCGCTGGGCCTTTCGGTGTCACTGATCGGTGTGGTGGGCGATGATGGCGAAGGCCGCGAACTGGCCGCGCTTCTGGGCAGTATCGACGGAGTGGATGCCGATCTGATCGCGATGCGCGACCGGTCCACCACGCTGAAGACGCGCTTTGTTGCCGGTGGCCAGCAGCTGCTGCGCGTCGATGCCGAGGATACAAGCCCGATCGAGGCCGGACCGGAAGCGGAACTGATCGCGTCGATTGCCGACGAGGCGGAGTCCGCCGGCGTGATCATCCTGTCGGATTATGCCAAGGGCGCGGTGACCGATGGCGTTATTGCAGCGGCGCTGGAGGCGGGCGCGCGGCACGGCATTCCGGTGATCGCCGATCCGAAAGGGCGCGATTTTGCGCGCTATGGCGGCGTGGACCTGATCAAGCCGAATGCGAGCGAACTGGCGGTTGCCATGGGCCTGCCGGTGGAGACCGACCAGGATGTCGAGGCGGCCCTTGTGGCGGCGCAGAGCGTGCTGCCGGCAAAGGCGATTGTCGTGACCCGGGCCGCCAAGGGCATGTCCTTTGCTGCCGATGGCGCACCGGCCGTGCATCTGAGCGGTCAGGCGCGGGAAGTGTATGATGTGTCCGGCGCCGGCGATACGAGCATTGCGGCCCTGGCCCTGGGCCTGGCCGGAGGCGGCACGCTGGCCGATGCGGTCAGCCTGGCGATCACCGCATCCGGCATCGCGGTGGGCAAGGCCGGGACCGCCACCGTTTCCGCCGAGGAAGTGCTGAGCGCCCTGCAGATGGGCCTGCGCAATGGCGGGGTCAGCTATCTGTCCCTCGATACGGCGATGGCCCAAGTGGCCACTTGGCGCGAGGCCGGCCTGACGGTCGGGTTCACCAATGGCTGTTTCGATATCCTGCATCCGGGTCATCTGCGTGTGCTGGAAGAGGCCAAGGCGCGGTGCGGACGGCTGGTTGTCGGCCTGAATTCCGATGCGTCGGTGCGGCGTCTGAAAGGGCCAACCCGGCCAGTGAATGACGCGGATTCCCGCGCGCGGGTCCTGTCCGGCCTGATGGCGGTCGATGCGGTGGTCGTGTTCGACGCGGACACGCCGCAGGACCTGATCGAGGCGTTGCAGCCGGACCTGCTGGTCAAGGGCGGCGACTACACGATCGACACGATTGTCGGCGCAGACACGGTGCAGGCACGTGGCGGCACGGTGCATATCGTCCCGCTGGTGGACGGCCAATCGACCACAGCCGCGATCGCGCGGGCCAAGGCCAAGGCGGAATGA
- a CDS encoding deoxyribodipyrimidine photo-lyase — MSKSAPAIVWFREDLRLTDNPALHAAVASHRPLVLLFIHDEATDGLRPHGGASKWWLDKSLRALAKTIDAAGARLTFRSGKSADVLDDIIRETGAEAVFWNRRYDKPERDLDARIKEDLTGRGIDVSSYNARLLNEPWAVETNAGGYYKVFTPYWKQARQCVDARDTYGRHKTLSGPKVDSESLDDWGLHPTRPDWSAGFGDWTPGEDGALARLEEFLDGPINGYKDNRNRPDMDWSTSGLSPHLRFGEIGPLQIWRAVHAGMEAGSIHEKDGLHFLSEIGWREFSHTLLFYNPDLATENYNDSFRHMPWRTDKAALKAWQTGQTGYPMVDAGMRQLWQTGWMHNRVRMIVASFLTKHLLLPWQEGETWFWDTLVDADPANNAASWQWTAGSGADAAPYFRVFNPISQGTKFDETGDYVRRFCPELKDLPDKYLHAPWEADAATLKKAGITLGKTYPNPIVDHSVGRQRALDAYDTLKEKRDAA, encoded by the coding sequence GTGTCAAAATCCGCCCCTGCAATTGTCTGGTTCCGGGAAGACCTCCGTCTGACCGACAATCCGGCACTGCATGCTGCCGTGGCCTCCCACCGGCCGCTGGTCCTGCTCTTCATCCATGACGAGGCCACAGACGGCCTGCGCCCCCATGGCGGCGCCTCGAAATGGTGGCTCGACAAGTCGCTACGGGCGCTTGCAAAGACCATCGACGCCGCTGGCGCACGCCTCACCTTTCGGTCCGGAAAATCGGCCGATGTGCTGGATGACATTATCCGCGAAACCGGCGCCGAAGCCGTGTTCTGGAACCGGCGCTATGACAAGCCCGAACGCGATCTCGACGCCCGCATCAAGGAAGACCTCACCGGCCGCGGCATCGACGTGTCCAGCTACAATGCCCGCCTGCTCAACGAGCCCTGGGCTGTCGAAACCAATGCGGGCGGCTATTACAAGGTCTTCACACCCTACTGGAAACAGGCCCGCCAATGCGTCGATGCGCGCGACACCTATGGCCGACACAAGACGCTGAGCGGCCCGAAGGTCGACAGCGAGTCCCTAGACGATTGGGGCCTGCACCCGACCAGGCCCGACTGGTCGGCCGGCTTTGGAGACTGGACGCCCGGCGAAGACGGCGCCCTCGCCCGGCTGGAAGAGTTCCTCGACGGTCCGATCAATGGCTACAAGGACAACCGCAACCGGCCCGACATGGACTGGTCCACATCCGGCCTGTCGCCGCATCTGCGCTTCGGCGAGATCGGCCCGCTGCAGATCTGGCGCGCCGTCCATGCCGGCATGGAAGCGGGCAGCATCCACGAAAAGGACGGCTTGCATTTCCTGTCCGAGATCGGCTGGCGGGAATTCTCCCACACGCTTCTGTTCTACAATCCGGACCTTGCGACCGAGAACTACAACGACTCCTTCCGGCACATGCCCTGGCGCACCGACAAGGCAGCGCTCAAGGCCTGGCAGACCGGCCAGACCGGCTACCCGATGGTCGATGCGGGCATGCGCCAGCTCTGGCAGACCGGCTGGATGCACAACCGGGTACGGATGATCGTTGCCTCCTTCCTGACCAAGCACCTCCTCCTGCCCTGGCAGGAGGGCGAGACCTGGTTCTGGGACACGCTGGTCGATGCCGACCCGGCCAACAATGCGGCCAGCTGGCAATGGACGGCCGGCTCCGGCGCCGATGCGGCCCCCTATTTCCGCGTCTTCAATCCGATCAGCCAGGGCACCAAGTTCGACGAGACCGGCGATTATGTCCGCCGCTTCTGTCCGGAACTGAAAGACCTGCCGGACAAATATCTGCACGCCCCATGGGAAGCTGATGCAGCCACGCTGAAGAAAGCCGGCATCACGCTCGGCAAGACCTATCCGAACCCCATCGTGGATCATTCCGTCGGCCGCCAGCGCGCGCTCGACGCCTATGACACATTGAAAGAGAAAAGAGACGCCGCATGA